One Blastopirellula marina genomic window carries:
- a CDS encoding tetratricopeptide repeat protein, protein MKSERRHEIQENSLAHFLEGAFESARPHATLIGGILLAVLLAYIGYVVMMQGSGPIQDKEWQSVYTVLDQSFRVADDDVAQKQVADDFATISKDYGKSRPALWSEYFYGQQILTQASDLAFSDPKSATADLDRAVQAFQKVYDETDLPILKVKALWAMAEAYELQATKESLGKAKANFEEIITIWPETNTAKVAQERIDRLNNPAVTGEDGFYAWYREQDFAAHTAEAAAKSRTPLGGSIPGMDMNLEAPSGGLFDSPGGAMPGTGLPGTGLPGTGTPGGALPGSESDPLFTPSMDLNGASGENAPKPSSFTEKEEAASSEKPAEEPMKAEEPKAETAAEPEKPAEDAAKPEEPAKEEAMKEEPAAETPAEPAKEEPMTEQKPAEEEEASADPK, encoded by the coding sequence ATGAAGTCGGAACGACGGCACGAAATTCAAGAGAATTCCCTGGCTCACTTCCTGGAAGGGGCTTTCGAATCGGCACGCCCACATGCCACGCTGATTGGCGGCATCCTTCTGGCCGTGTTGCTGGCCTACATCGGCTACGTGGTCATGATGCAGGGCTCCGGTCCGATTCAAGATAAGGAATGGCAATCGGTTTACACCGTGCTCGATCAGTCGTTCCGCGTTGCTGACGACGACGTTGCTCAGAAGCAAGTCGCCGACGACTTCGCCACCATTTCCAAAGATTACGGTAAGTCCCGTCCCGCGCTGTGGTCGGAGTACTTCTACGGTCAGCAAATCTTGACCCAAGCCAGTGACTTGGCGTTCAGCGATCCGAAGTCCGCCACCGCCGACTTGGACCGCGCCGTCCAGGCCTTTCAGAAGGTGTACGACGAGACCGACCTGCCAATCCTGAAAGTCAAAGCCCTGTGGGCGATGGCGGAAGCTTACGAACTGCAAGCCACCAAGGAATCGCTCGGTAAGGCGAAAGCCAACTTCGAAGAGATCATCACCATCTGGCCAGAGACCAACACTGCCAAGGTCGCTCAGGAACGGATCGATCGCCTGAACAACCCCGCCGTGACCGGCGAAGATGGCTTTTATGCTTGGTACCGCGAGCAAGACTTCGCCGCACACACCGCGGAAGCAGCTGCCAAGAGCCGAACCCCGCTGGGTGGCAGCATTCCAGGTATGGACATGAACCTCGAAGCCCCGTCGGGCGGTTTGTTCGACTCGCCAGGTGGTGCCATGCCAGGTACCGGACTGCCAGGAACGGGCCTTCCGGGAACGGGCACCCCAGGCGGTGCCTTGCCAGGTAGCGAATCAGATCCGCTCTTCACGCCTAGCATGGACCTGAATGGTGCCAGCGGCGAAAACGCACCGAAGCCATCCTCCTTCACCGAGAAGGAAGAAGCGGCGAGCAGCGAAAAACCAGCGGAAGAGCCCATGAAGGCCGAGGAACCTAAGGCGGAAACCGCAGCCGAACCAGAAAAACCTGCGGAAGACGCAGCGAAGCCTGAGGAACCGGCAAAGGAAGAAGCCATGAAGGAAGAGCCAGCCGCAGAAACTCCCGCTGAACCGGCCAAAGAAGAGCCGATGACGGAACAGAAGCCAGCGGAAGAGGAAGAAGCCTCGGCCGATCCCAAGTAG
- the mch gene encoding methenyltetrahydromethanopterin cyclohydrolase, producing the protein MELNQRAHALVQPILAAPSEINAEVSQLACGAHVLDLGVQAGRGGLEAGRQLAEICLAGLANVDFVPSQFHGTRTSVQVRSDHPLLACLGSQYAGWQIKREKFFGMGSGPMRIKAGKEPVIQELGLKDDSPLAVGILETSQLPDDAVCEKMAADCQVSPDQLFLLAARTASIAGHVQVVARSVETCLHKLHELHFDLSTIESGYGIAPLPPIAADDVVGIGRTNDAILYGASVTLWVRESTEKLREVGEKLPSNTSSMYGEPFEKILRDAKFDFYQIDPLLFSPAEVCLVSLKDGQTTIVGERNDAVLAKSFGQG; encoded by the coding sequence TTGGAATTGAACCAAAGGGCCCATGCCTTGGTCCAGCCGATTCTCGCCGCCCCAAGCGAGATCAACGCCGAAGTGTCGCAGCTGGCATGTGGAGCCCATGTGCTCGATCTGGGAGTCCAAGCGGGACGCGGGGGACTGGAAGCGGGCCGACAGCTGGCCGAGATCTGTCTGGCAGGACTGGCGAACGTCGACTTCGTGCCGAGCCAATTTCACGGAACGCGCACCTCGGTCCAAGTTCGCTCCGATCACCCGCTGCTGGCCTGTTTGGGATCGCAATACGCCGGCTGGCAGATCAAAAGGGAAAAGTTCTTTGGCATGGGCTCGGGGCCGATGCGGATCAAAGCGGGCAAAGAGCCGGTCATTCAGGAGTTGGGCCTCAAAGACGATTCGCCCCTGGCCGTCGGTATCCTGGAAACCTCCCAGCTTCCTGACGACGCCGTGTGCGAAAAGATGGCCGCCGACTGCCAGGTTTCACCCGATCAGCTGTTTTTGTTAGCCGCCCGAACAGCCAGCATCGCCGGGCATGTGCAAGTGGTCGCTCGCAGCGTCGAAACCTGTTTGCACAAGCTGCACGAACTTCATTTCGATTTAAGCACCATCGAAAGTGGCTACGGTATCGCTCCCTTGCCGCCGATTGCCGCGGATGATGTCGTGGGGATCGGACGAACCAATGATGCGATTCTGTACGGAGCAAGCGTCACGCTGTGGGTTCGCGAGTCAACGGAGAAGCTGCGCGAGGTTGGTGAGAAGCTCCCTAGCAATACGTCGTCGATGTATGGCGAACCGTTCGAGAAGATCTTGCGGGACGCGAAGTTCGACTTCTACCAGATCGATCCGCTGCTATTCAGCCCGGCGGAAGTTTGCCTGGTTAGCCTGAAGGATGGGCAAACGACGATCGTCGGCGAGCGGAACGACGCCGTCCTGGCGAAGTCGTTCGGACAAGGTTAA
- a CDS encoding RimK family alpha-L-glutamate ligase translates to MNSTDTLPRVGVLANEDSWYFQDLERAAQGLADVQRIEFTSLQSRIGGPETISAESLISGQYDAIVVRSMPPGSLEQVVFRMDALAGLERQGVLVVNPPKSMELAIDKYLSLSKLAEAGFRVPETHVCQTWQDAVTALEQLGPSVVVKPIFGGEGRGIMRVDDPDLGHRVFKTLEQMGQIIYMQRFIPHPGYDLRVMVLGDQMWGMRRSSADNWRTNLSRGATAAPESIPGEVAEVAQAVMKTLDLSIAGLDFLPDGEGGWYLLEVNAVPGWKGLSAACEVDIAAKLIDYVRERIACRKPH, encoded by the coding sequence ATGAATTCAACCGACACGCTGCCCCGCGTTGGGGTGCTTGCCAACGAAGATAGCTGGTATTTCCAAGATCTGGAACGCGCCGCCCAGGGGCTTGCCGACGTTCAGCGGATTGAGTTTACGTCCCTGCAATCCAGGATTGGAGGACCGGAGACGATCAGCGCCGAGTCGTTAATCTCAGGCCAGTACGATGCGATTGTCGTTCGTTCGATGCCACCCGGTTCGCTGGAGCAGGTCGTCTTTCGGATGGATGCCTTGGCGGGACTCGAACGGCAGGGCGTGCTGGTGGTCAACCCGCCCAAGTCGATGGAACTGGCGATTGATAAGTATCTTTCACTCTCCAAACTAGCCGAAGCGGGCTTTCGGGTTCCTGAGACCCATGTGTGCCAAACCTGGCAAGACGCCGTGACGGCGTTGGAACAACTCGGTCCTTCGGTGGTCGTGAAACCGATTTTCGGTGGAGAAGGGCGGGGGATCATGCGGGTCGATGATCCGGACCTAGGGCATCGCGTGTTCAAAACGCTCGAGCAGATGGGACAAATCATCTACATGCAGCGTTTCATTCCACATCCCGGGTATGATCTGCGGGTGATGGTCCTGGGTGATCAGATGTGGGGCATGCGGCGTAGCTCGGCGGACAATTGGCGAACCAATCTCAGCCGCGGCGCGACTGCCGCACCGGAATCGATCCCCGGCGAAGTCGCCGAGGTGGCTCAAGCGGTGATGAAAACATTGGATCTTTCGATCGCCGGGCTCGACTTCTTGCCCGATGGGGAAGGGGGCTGGTACCTCTTGGAAGTGAATGCGGTACCAGGCTGGAAAGGGCTGTCGGCAGCATGTGAAGTCGATATCGCCGCCAAGTTGATCGATTACGTGAGGGAAAGGATTGCATGTCGGAAGCCACACTGA
- a CDS encoding fatty acid CoA ligase family protein, producing the protein MSEATLTTPVFNVGLLLDEIAQTRPDGVAIAVPGKRNKDGSRKYDTITFAGLAEDSTKVAAGLAQMGVTPGTRLALMVRPGIDFVSLVFALFKVGAVSILIDPGMGKKNVLSCLDQVKPKGFVAIPIVHAVRKLCGRRYKESTFNVTAGKRWFWGGATLDELRKTEVGDFRPFEAEADDQAAIIFTSGSTGPPKGVEFRHEGFRRQVQFIQERYEIQPGEVDVPGFPLFGLFNSAMGVTSVIPEMDFSRPATVDPKNILEAVGDWEATQSFASPAVWNAVGQFCEREGLWMPSLKRVLSAGAPVPPHVLKRMKAAAPNAEMYTPYGATEALPVASISASEVLGETIERSREGGGTCVGSRFRGIDWQVIAISDEPLDTIDQIQPLPRGEIGELIVHGPVITHRYATSEEATRLAKIHDGDAIWHRMGDVGYLDQQDRFWFCGRKSHRVLTAEGTMFTIPVESIFNTHEKIFRSALVGIGPEGAKIPVVIVEPWSGQYPNTPEEIDALLDELHEIGNKNPLTQRIEHFLLHPNFPVDVRHNAKIFREKLTIWAEDRLDAILPG; encoded by the coding sequence ATGTCGGAAGCCACACTGACTACGCCTGTCTTCAATGTTGGTCTCTTGCTAGACGAGATCGCTCAGACACGTCCGGATGGCGTCGCCATCGCGGTGCCTGGTAAACGAAACAAGGATGGCAGCCGAAAGTACGATACGATCACGTTCGCTGGCCTGGCTGAAGACAGTACAAAGGTCGCCGCTGGCCTCGCGCAAATGGGGGTGACACCAGGGACGCGACTGGCTTTGATGGTGCGGCCGGGAATCGATTTTGTTTCCTTAGTGTTCGCCTTGTTTAAAGTCGGGGCGGTTAGCATCTTGATTGATCCGGGGATGGGCAAGAAGAACGTTCTTTCCTGCCTCGATCAGGTCAAGCCAAAGGGATTCGTGGCAATTCCGATCGTGCACGCGGTTCGTAAGCTGTGTGGTCGACGCTACAAGGAATCGACGTTCAATGTGACCGCAGGCAAACGTTGGTTCTGGGGTGGGGCGACGTTGGATGAGTTGCGTAAGACCGAGGTAGGCGACTTCCGTCCGTTTGAAGCGGAAGCAGACGATCAAGCCGCGATCATTTTCACGTCTGGCAGCACCGGTCCGCCGAAGGGAGTGGAGTTCCGTCACGAAGGGTTCCGCCGCCAAGTGCAGTTCATTCAAGAGCGATACGAGATCCAACCGGGCGAGGTCGATGTGCCTGGCTTCCCGTTGTTTGGGCTGTTCAACAGCGCGATGGGAGTGACGTCGGTGATTCCGGAAATGGATTTCAGCCGCCCGGCAACTGTCGATCCGAAGAATATCCTGGAAGCGGTTGGCGATTGGGAAGCAACCCAATCGTTCGCTTCGCCAGCGGTGTGGAACGCGGTGGGGCAATTTTGCGAGCGGGAAGGGCTGTGGATGCCCAGTCTCAAACGCGTACTTTCGGCCGGGGCACCGGTTCCTCCGCATGTCTTGAAACGGATGAAAGCGGCCGCGCCCAACGCCGAAATGTACACACCGTACGGAGCGACCGAGGCCTTACCGGTGGCGTCGATCTCGGCCAGCGAAGTGCTGGGCGAAACGATCGAGCGATCGCGCGAAGGGGGCGGCACGTGCGTTGGCAGTCGTTTCCGCGGGATTGACTGGCAAGTGATCGCGATCTCGGACGAGCCGCTCGATACGATCGATCAGATTCAACCGCTTCCCCGGGGCGAGATCGGCGAGCTGATTGTCCACGGTCCGGTGATTACGCATCGCTACGCCACCAGCGAGGAAGCGACCCGTTTGGCGAAAATCCACGATGGCGACGCCATATGGCATCGCATGGGGGATGTCGGTTATCTCGACCAACAAGATCGCTTCTGGTTTTGCGGGCGAAAATCGCATCGCGTCCTGACGGCCGAAGGAACGATGTTCACGATTCCGGTCGAGTCGATCTTCAACACGCATGAGAAGATCTTCCGTAGTGCCCTGGTCGGTATTGGGCCGGAAGGGGCAAAGATACCCGTGGTGATCGTCGAGCCGTGGTCTGGGCAGTATCCTAATACGCCGGAAGAAATTGACGCCCTATTGGACGAACTGCACGAGATCGGCAATAAAAACCCGCTTACGCAGCGAATTGAACATTTCCTGCTGCACCCCAACTTCCCGGTCGATGTCCGGCATAACGCGAAGATATTCCGCGAAAAGCTGACGATCTGGGCCGAGGATCGCCTGGATGCGATTTTGCCGGGGTAA
- a CDS encoding MJ0042-type zinc finger domain-containing protein — translation MHLKCPHCSTVLNVTSPAGTQVQCPTCQGVFMVPQATPQVGPVVTPKATGSRAPAKPEATGTEEGDAEADGTGREIPWNAIIKTGYIVFGSLFSAAALFLIYLFVTANVGDPEEVVVDESDFNRGNQIQERITQSETGEKYIKWIPAKNSATMEGFKVKVNHVDWGEVRGRDERGELVTSGRPYINVYLELSNRSDKTFHFESWYGNVFTSPSGALRTAQISDDNKRTFDPIMFDDLADLKWWTKEKTFVPLEEGTDVIVFDVPEDFDPASIENLYLDLPGEAVTRDGASSAMSGSYRFQIPKSMIQGL, via the coding sequence ATGCATTTGAAGTGCCCTCACTGCTCGACCGTGCTGAATGTTACCTCGCCGGCGGGGACCCAGGTTCAATGTCCCACCTGCCAGGGCGTGTTCATGGTGCCCCAAGCCACGCCACAAGTTGGGCCCGTGGTTACGCCAAAGGCGACTGGCAGCCGAGCACCCGCCAAGCCTGAGGCCACCGGCACGGAAGAAGGGGACGCCGAAGCCGACGGAACGGGACGCGAAATCCCTTGGAATGCGATCATCAAGACGGGCTACATCGTTTTTGGCAGTTTGTTTTCAGCCGCGGCTCTGTTTTTGATTTACCTGTTTGTCACGGCCAACGTTGGCGATCCCGAAGAGGTTGTGGTCGACGAGAGCGATTTCAATCGAGGCAATCAAATTCAGGAACGTATCACCCAATCGGAGACGGGTGAGAAATACATCAAGTGGATTCCCGCGAAGAATTCCGCCACCATGGAAGGCTTCAAAGTGAAGGTCAACCACGTCGATTGGGGCGAAGTTCGAGGTCGGGATGAACGGGGCGAGTTGGTCACTTCAGGCCGTCCGTATATCAATGTCTACTTGGAATTATCGAACCGATCCGATAAGACTTTCCATTTCGAAAGCTGGTACGGCAACGTCTTCACCTCGCCGAGTGGCGCCCTGAGAACGGCACAGATTTCGGACGATAACAAGCGGACCTTCGATCCGATCATGTTCGATGACCTGGCCGATTTGAAATGGTGGACGAAGGAGAAAACCTTCGTGCCGCTGGAAGAGGGAACCGACGTGATCGTGTTTGATGTTCCGGAAGACTTCGATCCGGCCTCGATCGAGAACCTTTACCTCGACCTGCCAGGCGAAGCGGTCACACGCGATGGAGCGAGTTCGGCAATGAGCGGATCGTACCGTTTCCAGATTCCTAAATCGATGATTCAAGGCCTCTAG
- a CDS encoding NAD-dependent epimerase/dehydratase family protein has protein sequence MKQKINRLLVGNYAEQYLSMLVTGGGGFLGRYIVEQLLELGEEVRVLSRQRYPELEQLGVECFQGDLRDKEAVEKAVRGCEVVFHVAAIAGIWGRWPDYYGINVEGTQNIIAACEAWNVERLVYCSSPSVTFDGTDQKGVNESAPYPEMWLAHYPHSKALAEQMVLAANRPGSLLTCALRPHLIWGPRDQHLIPRLIQRAKTGKLRIVGDGKNLVDMVYVENAASAHIQAAGALLIAPDQVGGKAYFITQGAPVRLWDWINDILALEGLPPVRKRVSANVAYYAGAMMETAYKMVGRMKEEPRMTRFLARQLATHHYFDISSARHDLQYAPKVSTEEGMRRLGEELASRR, from the coding sequence TTGAAGCAGAAAATCAACCGACTGCTAGTTGGTAACTACGCGGAGCAATACTTGAGCATGCTGGTCACCGGCGGAGGAGGATTCCTCGGCCGCTACATCGTTGAGCAGTTACTGGAACTGGGGGAAGAAGTCCGCGTTCTCAGCCGGCAGCGCTACCCAGAGCTCGAGCAGTTGGGGGTCGAATGCTTCCAAGGCGATCTCCGAGACAAAGAGGCCGTGGAGAAAGCGGTTCGCGGCTGTGAGGTTGTGTTTCATGTCGCTGCAATTGCTGGCATCTGGGGACGTTGGCCCGACTATTACGGGATCAACGTGGAAGGAACCCAGAACATTATTGCGGCCTGCGAAGCTTGGAACGTCGAGCGACTGGTTTACTGTAGCAGTCCCAGCGTGACCTTCGACGGCACTGATCAAAAAGGGGTGAACGAATCAGCCCCCTATCCAGAAATGTGGCTGGCTCATTACCCGCATTCCAAGGCACTCGCCGAACAGATGGTGCTGGCCGCCAATCGGCCTGGTTCGCTGCTGACGTGTGCCCTGCGACCCCATTTGATCTGGGGGCCACGCGACCAGCATTTGATTCCGCGCCTCATTCAGCGTGCGAAAACAGGCAAGTTGCGGATTGTGGGTGATGGTAAAAACTTGGTTGATATGGTTTACGTCGAGAATGCCGCATCTGCCCACATTCAAGCCGCCGGAGCGCTGTTGATCGCTCCAGATCAGGTTGGGGGCAAGGCCTACTTCATTACGCAAGGGGCTCCTGTCCGCCTGTGGGACTGGATCAATGACATTTTGGCGTTGGAGGGGCTTCCCCCGGTTCGCAAACGGGTTTCGGCAAACGTTGCCTATTATGCCGGTGCGATGATGGAAACGGCCTATAAAATGGTCGGTCGAATGAAGGAAGAACCACGGATGACTCGCTTCCTGGCGAGGCAGTTAGCGACCCATCATTATTTTGATATCTCCTCTGCACGTCACGACTTGCAATATGCACCCAAAGTCTCGACGGAAGAGGGGATGCGTCGTCTGGGCGAGGAATTGGCTTCTCGCAGGTGA
- a CDS encoding beta-ketoacyl-[acyl-carrier-protein] synthase family protein, whose product MIATAEQLPDSQRIVITGVGLTAPNGNSYVEYREALLNGKSGVSNYEIRYIGETLAGLCNYEATRYQKKREIRRGTRAGSVGIYCAGEAIADSGIDWENTDKSMVGVYIGVTEHGNVETENEVYNIKGYDYDTSFWSHHHNPRTVANNPAGEICLTMGIVGPHYTIGAACAAGNAGLIQGAQMLRLGECDLALAGGVSESVQTFGIFAGFKSQGALATHEDPTKASRPFDTKRNGIVVSEGGCIYTLERLSDAKKRGAKIYGELAGYAMNTDATDFVLPNPERQVQCMNLALKRAGMNATDIDIVSTHATGTTLGDQQECTAIREVFGKSETTFINNTKSFIGHAMGAAGALELSGNLPAFTDGVCHPTINVDELDPECAIDGLVLNQPRELGNVKAILNNSFGMLGINSVVIIKKL is encoded by the coding sequence ATGATTGCCACTGCCGAACAACTACCCGATTCGCAACGCATTGTCATCACGGGCGTCGGTCTGACCGCTCCGAACGGCAATTCGTACGTGGAGTATCGGGAAGCGTTGTTAAACGGCAAAAGCGGTGTCTCGAACTACGAGATTCGTTACATCGGTGAGACACTGGCCGGCCTCTGCAATTACGAAGCAACCCGCTACCAAAAGAAGCGTGAGATCCGCCGCGGAACCCGCGCCGGAAGTGTAGGCATTTACTGCGCCGGTGAAGCGATTGCCGATAGTGGGATCGATTGGGAAAACACCGACAAAAGCATGGTCGGCGTTTACATCGGCGTGACCGAACATGGTAATGTTGAGACCGAAAACGAGGTCTACAACATCAAAGGTTACGACTACGACACCTCGTTTTGGTCGCACCACCACAACCCACGCACGGTCGCCAATAATCCGGCGGGTGAAATTTGCCTGACGATGGGAATCGTCGGCCCGCATTACACCATCGGGGCTGCATGTGCCGCCGGCAATGCGGGGCTGATTCAAGGTGCCCAGATGTTACGGTTGGGCGAATGCGACCTGGCATTGGCCGGGGGCGTCTCGGAAAGCGTGCAAACGTTCGGCATCTTCGCAGGTTTCAAGAGCCAGGGAGCCTTGGCCACGCACGAAGATCCAACGAAAGCGTCGCGTCCGTTCGATACCAAGCGAAACGGCATCGTTGTTTCGGAAGGTGGCTGTATTTATACACTTGAGCGGTTATCGGACGCCAAAAAACGCGGTGCAAAGATTTACGGCGAACTGGCCGGTTACGCGATGAACACCGACGCGACCGACTTTGTGCTGCCGAACCCCGAACGGCAAGTGCAGTGCATGAACCTGGCTTTGAAGCGAGCCGGGATGAATGCGACCGACATCGACATTGTCAGCACGCACGCCACGGGAACGACGTTGGGCGATCAGCAGGAATGCACCGCAATCCGCGAGGTATTCGGCAAGAGCGAGACGACGTTCATCAACAATACCAAGAGTTTCATCGGTCACGCGATGGGTGCCGCTGGGGCACTCGAGCTTTCCGGCAACTTGCCGGCGTTTACGGACGGTGTTTGTCACCCGACGATCAACGTCGACGAGCTCGATCCGGAATGTGCGATCGATGGGTTGGTTTTGAATCAACCACGAGAACTTGGAAACGTGAAAGCTATTCTGAACAACTCGTTCGGGATGCTTGGAATCAACTCAGTAGTAATCATTAAAAAGCTTTAG
- a CDS encoding acyl carrier protein, with product MTPGEIREEILDILRDIAPDDDITDIDDDKPFRDQLELDSMDFLDIVMELRKRHRVQIPEEDYPELASMTSTVTYLEPKMKDL from the coding sequence ATGACGCCAGGAGAAATCCGTGAAGAGATTTTGGACATTTTGCGGGACATCGCTCCGGATGACGACATCACGGATATCGACGACGATAAGCCCTTCCGTGACCAGTTGGAACTCGACAGCATGGACTTCCTCGACATCGTGATGGAGCTCCGCAAGCGCCATCGCGTTCAGATTCCGGAAGAGGATTATCCGGAATTGGCGTCGATGACCAGCACGGTCACCTATCTCGAACCGAAGATGAAAGACCTGTAA
- a CDS encoding phytoene desaturase family protein, with protein MYDTIIIGAGMSGLAAGIRLAYFGQSVCILERHNTIGGLNSFYRMAGRDFDVGLHAVTNFTQKGEKKGPLGRLLRQLRFKWDEFALCPQLGSKVMFPGVELKFDNDIELLRSQIAQRFPKQVDNFDRLRGQIIDYDDITAENYAGSARARLAEIISDPLLIEMLLCPLMWYGNAREQDMDWGQFCIMFRSIYMEGFARPLKGVRLLLKNLVKKYRELGGELKLRTGVSSIKIEDGNAVGVTLDDGRQISGRKVISSAGWWETMRMCEEGITPPPSEPGRLSFVETISVIKKQPVEVGYDSTIVFFNDSPTFHWVKPEDDLCDVRTGVICSPNNFDYQDGANLDEGFLRVTALANYDRWTDLSEERYRFEKNRWYDLISDSVVRFIPEFRRHVVAVDMFTPKTIHRYTWHKNGAVYGAPEKHLDGTTHLENLYICGTDQGYVGIIGSIMSGVSVANRYCLKDAA; from the coding sequence ATGTATGACACGATCATTATCGGCGCTGGCATGTCCGGACTGGCGGCCGGAATTCGCTTGGCCTATTTCGGTCAAAGTGTCTGCATTCTGGAACGGCACAACACGATCGGCGGATTGAATTCGTTCTATCGCATGGCTGGCCGCGACTTCGATGTTGGTTTGCACGCCGTGACCAACTTCACCCAGAAGGGCGAAAAGAAGGGCCCGCTGGGGCGGCTGCTACGCCAGCTGCGATTCAAGTGGGACGAGTTCGCGCTTTGCCCGCAGTTGGGCTCGAAGGTGATGTTCCCCGGTGTGGAACTAAAGTTCGACAACGATATCGAGTTGCTGCGAAGCCAGATTGCCCAACGATTTCCCAAGCAGGTCGATAACTTCGATCGCCTACGCGGACAGATCATCGACTACGATGACATCACCGCGGAAAACTATGCGGGTTCGGCGCGTGCTCGCCTGGCCGAGATTATCTCCGATCCATTGCTGATCGAAATGCTACTGTGTCCTCTGATGTGGTACGGCAACGCCCGCGAGCAGGACATGGATTGGGGCCAATTCTGCATCATGTTCCGCAGCATCTACATGGAAGGGTTCGCCCGACCGCTGAAAGGTGTGCGGCTGCTGCTGAAAAACCTGGTCAAGAAATATCGCGAACTGGGCGGCGAGTTAAAGCTTCGTACGGGTGTCTCTTCGATCAAGATCGAAGATGGCAACGCCGTTGGCGTGACGCTTGATGACGGCCGACAAATCTCTGGCCGCAAAGTGATTTCGTCCGCAGGTTGGTGGGAAACGATGCGGATGTGCGAAGAGGGGATCACGCCACCTCCGAGCGAACCCGGCCGATTGAGCTTTGTCGAAACGATCTCGGTAATCAAGAAGCAGCCAGTCGAAGTTGGATACGACTCGACGATCGTCTTCTTCAACGATTCCCCGACGTTCCACTGGGTAAAACCGGAAGACGACCTGTGCGACGTCCGAACGGGCGTCATCTGCTCGCCGAACAACTTTGATTATCAGGACGGCGCCAACCTGGACGAAGGTTTCCTGCGTGTGACAGCGCTGGCGAATTACGACCGCTGGACCGACTTATCGGAAGAGCGTTATCGCTTTGAGAAGAATCGCTGGTACGACTTGATCAGCGACAGCGTGGTTCGCTTCATCCCAGAATTTCGCCGACATGTGGTGGCGGTTGATATGTTCACGCCGAAGACGATCCATCGTTACACCTGGCACAAGAATGGGGCGGTGTATGGCGCTCCAGAAAAACATCTCGACGGCACCACGCACCTCGAAAATTTGTATATTTGTGGTACCGATCAAGGTTACGTCGGCATCATCGGCTCGATTATGAGCGGCGTTTCAGTTGCCAATCGATATTGCCTGAAAGATGCCGCGTGA